The Prosthecodimorpha staleyi region GCAGCCACGGCCGGCCGCGGGACGCCACGACGGCGCTCGAAGATCCGTTCTTCGACGATCCCTACAAGGGCACCGGGATCGATGGCGAGAAGATGATCGATTTCTTCGGCAAGCACTTCGACGTGTGCAGCAGCCCGGAATTCTGGTCGCATTTCGGCGCCAAGACCAACCAGGACAATTTCGGGTCCGCCATGGCGCTGGCCTGTCTGTCGAAGATTGCCGGTAATGGCGAAGTGACGCCGCAGGATCTGGAAGACCTGCGCAAGGCCCTGAGCCCGCCGGACGATAACGTCAAGCCGTTGGCGCAGCTGCCGGTCAACCTCATCGGCACCGCCTCCGACGAGCGCATGAAGATGCTCAGCCAACTGGTCTTCGACCGCTATTTCGCGATGGGGTCGCCGTTCGAGCTCAATCTGGAACCTCAGTTCGCCGAAACCGGCATGGTGCGCGACACCTTCGCCGACCCGACCAAGACCGGCCAGGAACGCTTCGACGCGCTGACCACTGCCTTCACCCAGATGCAGGGCCGCCAGCGTTTCCCGATGGCAAGCCTCACCGACCCGCTCCGCGGCATCGCCGGCTGATCGGACGGTTCATGATCGAGGCCCCGCAACGGTGTCTGCCGTTGCGGGGCTTCCGCTGTCTGGCGAGAAAGTCGGCGGCTGGCCGCTTGACCGGACAGCCAACGAGGCGTAGGGTCCGCGCCCATCGAACAGAGCTGGGAAACGCGCGTCATGTCGCTGCGGACCATTATCGTACTTAGGGAGCGCGCGAGCGGGACGGGTCTCTGATCCGTCACGACAGGTTCGCGCGCAGCAAGGGGCCCCTTCAAGGCCCCTTTTTTCATGCCCGAAGGACACTCGAACGAAGGCCCGAGAGAGGCCCGAGACGTGAAAGGGAAGACCGATGACACGGGAAATGACCGGTGCGGAAATGGTGGTTCAGGCCCTGATCGACCAGGGCGTCGAGCACATCTTCGGCTATCCCGGCGGCGCCGTACTCCCGATCTATGACGAGCTGTTCCAGCAGGACAAGGTTCAGCACATCCTGGTCCGCCACGAGCAGGGCGCCGGCCATGCTGCCGAGGGCTATGCCCGCTCGACCGGCAAGGTCGGCGTGGCGCTGGTCACCTCCGGGCCCGGCGCGACCAATATGGTCACCCCGCTCGCCGACGCGCTGATGGATTCCATCCCGATGGTCTGCATCACCGGCCAGGTGCCGACGCACCTGATCGGCAACGACGCCTTCCAGGAATGCGACACCGTCGGCATCACCCGGCCCTGCACCAAGCACAACTGGCTGGTCAAGCGCATCGAGGACCTGCCGCGCATCCTGCACGAGGCCTTCCGCATTGCCGCGACCGGCCGTCCCGGTCCGGTCGTGGTCGACATCCCGAAGGACATCCAGTTCAAGACCGGCCTCTACGAGAACCTGAAGGGCGCCCGGCTGACCCAGTACCAGCCGCGCGTCGACGGCGACGAGCGCGCCATGCGCGAGGCGGTGCGGCTGATGGCCGGCGCCAAGAAGCCGATCCTCTATACCGGCGGCGGTGTGATCAATTCCGGCCCGGAGGCGACCCGGCTGCTGCGCGAGCTGGTCGAGCTGACCGGCTTCCCGATCACCTCGACCCTGATGGGCCTCGGCGCCTATCCGGCCTCGGGCAAGAACTGGCTCGGCATGCTGGGCATGCACGGCACCTACGAGGCCAATCTGGCCATGCACGACTGCGACGTGATGGTCTGCATCGGCGCCCGCTTCGACGACCGCATCACCGGCCGCACCGACGCCTTCTCGCCGAACTCGAAGAAGATCCACATCGACATCGATCCGTCCTCGATCAACAAGAACATCCGCGTCGACGTGCCGATCATCGGCGACGTGGCGCGTGTGCTCGCCGCCATGGTGGCCATGTGGAAGGAGGCGAAGCCGGTGCGCGATGCCGCCGCCCATGCCGCCTGGTGGGGCGAGATCGCCCGCTGGCGCGCCAAGAAGTGCCTCGCCTACCGCAAGAACCGCGACGTGATCATGCCGCAATACGCGATCGAGCGGCTCTATCAGTTGACGCGCAAGCACGACACCTACATCACCACCGAAGTCGGTCAGCATCAGATGTGGGCGGCGCAGTATTTCGGCTTCGACGAACCGAACCGCTGGCTGACCTCGGGCGGTCTCGGCACGATGGGCTACGGCCTGCCGGCGGCGCTCGGCGTGCAGATCGCCCATCCGGACTCGCTGGTCATCGACATCGCCGGCGATGCCTCGGTGCAGATGACCATCCAGGAACTGTCGTCGGCGGTGCAGTACGAGGCCCCGATCAAGATCTTCATCCTGAACAACCAGTATATGGGCATGGTCCGGCAGTGGCAGCAGCTGCTGCACGGCAATCGTCTGTCGCACAGCTACACCGAGGCGATGCCGGACTTCGTCAAGCTCGCCGAGGCCTATGGCGGCGTCGGCATCCGGGCCGACCGGCCGGACGAGTTGGACGACAAGATCGAGGAGATGATCGCGGTGAAGAAGCCGGTCCTGTTCGACTGCCGCGTGGCGAGCCTCGCCAACTGCTTCCCGATGATCCCGTCGGGCAAGGCGCATAACGAGATGCTGCTCGGCGAGGAGGTGTCGGACGACGACATCGGCCAGGCGATCGGCGCCGAAGGCAAGATGCTGGTCTGACGCCCGGCCGTCGATCCCGCAACGCTCCCGTTTCCTTCGTTCGGCCCTGACCCGTCCGGATCGCTTCAATCCGGACGGGACGGGCTCCAGCCAATGAGCCACGGATATGAACGCCATGACCACGCCCGGGCAGTCCCATTCGGCCTATTTCCTTGATGACGCGCCGAAGACCACCGAGAGGCACACCCTCTCGGTTCTCGTCGACAACGAGCCCGGCGTCCTCGCCCGGGTGATCGGCCTGTTCTCGGGCCGCGGCTACAATATCGACAGCCTGACGGTCTCGGAGACCGAGCACGAGAAGCATCTCTCGCGCATCACCATCGTCACCACCGGTACCCCGATGGTGATCACCCAGATCAAGAACCAGCTCGATCGCATGGTTCCGGTGCACCGGGTGATCGACCTGACCGTCTCGGGTCCGGCGCTGGAGCGCGAACTGGCGCTGATCAAGGTGCGCGGCACCGGCGAGATGCGCGTCGAGGCGCTGCGGCTGGCGGAGGCCTTCAACGCCCGCGTGATGGACGCCACCACCGAGAGCTTCATCTTCGAGATCACCGGCAAGGGCGACAAGATCGACCAGTTCGTCTCGATCATGGTCCCGCTCGGCCTGGTCGAGGTCTCGCGCACCGGCGTCGCCGCCATCCGGCGCGGCCCGGAACGGACCTGATCCAGGCATCACCGGGTGGCCCCTCCGGCCAGCCGGTGACGCATTACCGCAGTGCCGCAACGCGAGGCCCCGGTCCTGCGCCGGGGCTTCGGCATTCTTGCTACACCCTTGGCGATTTCATGAAAAAGTCGCCGTCCGGTCAGCTGTCTGACAGGCTGAAAACGCTATAAACGGGGCGTTCGCGGTGCTTCGGCTGCGAACTGTTTCTCCCGAAAAAGCGACCCCAATCCGTCATGAGCGAATCGACTTTGCTTCGCGCAGCCGCCATCGGTGCGCGCGCCCGGGCTGCCACTCCGAGTGTCGGGCTCGTCTTCGCTCTCCTGTTCGCGACGGTCTGCGTCCCGATCTTCGCCGTGAAGGTCGCGCCGCTCAACGACTACATCAACCATCTCGCGCGCATGCACGTGATGGCGGTCGGGGCCTCGGATCGTTTCCTGTCGGATTTCTACGCGGTCGACTGGCAGCTTCTGCCCAATCTGGCGATGGATCTGGTCGTGCCGCGGCTGGCACGGGTCTTCGACATCTATGTGTCGGGCCAGATCTTCGTCGCGCTGACCATGTTCATGCTCGCCTCCGGGCCGATGGCGATCAGCTGGGCGCTCAACCGGCGCTTCGAGCCGTGGCCGCTGGTGGCGTTCCTGATCCTCTACAATCAGGTCTTCCTGGTCGGCCTGATGAACTACCTGATGGGCGCCGGCTTCGCCATGTGGGGCCTGGCCGCCTGGATCGTGCTGCGCGAGCGGTCGATGGCGCTGCGCATGGTGGTATCGGGCGCCGTCGTGGCGCTGACCTTCCTGTGCCATCTCTGCGCCGTCGGGCTCTACGGCCTCGCCATCGGCTCCTATGAGCTCTGGCTCTGGTATCGCCGCGGGCTGAAGGTCGATCGCCGCCTGGCGTTCGATTTCGCCGCGCTGGCCGTGCCGGCGCTGCCGATCGTTCCGCTCCTGCTGGCGAGCGCCACCTGGGGGCTGGCGGCCGAATACGAGTGGAGCGCGCAGGGCAAGCTCGATTCGATCACCATGATCTTTCGGGCCTATTCGGACCCGATCGACATTGCCGTGCTGGTGGTTTGTGCCGCCGCGCTGGCCTGGGCGGCGCGGCGTTCGCTGATCAGCTTCCATCCGGCGGCGGCGGTGTTCGCTGTCGTCAGCTGTGCGGTCTTCCTGGCTCTGCCGACCGTTCTGTTCGGCTCCTACATGGCCGACCAGCGCCTGCCGGTGGCGATGCTGCTGACGCTGATCGGCTTCGGCAGCATCCGTCTCGGCCAGCCGGCCGTGGCGCGGGCGTTCATCTTGCTGGTCCTGGCGATCTCGACCATCCGGGTCGGCGACGTGACCGCGCAGTGGCTGCATCTGGCCAAAGCGCATGACGAATTCCGTGCGGTCGTCCAGGGTCTCGACCGCGGCCAGAAGTTCATCGTCGCCTATGCGGACGAACCGCAGCTCAGCCAGCGCGAGCAGGATGCGATCAGCCATCTGGCCAGCACCGCCGTGATCGAGCGCTCGGCCCTGGTCTCGACCGAGTTCACCGTGCCGGGCAAGCAGATCCTGCGCGTGCGCCGGCCCTATGAGGACCGCGTCGACACCGAGGACGGCACGCCGCCGAATATCAGCCAGCTGATCGCCGCCACGATGGTCGAAGGTGCGGCGACCGGCCACTATTGGGATCGCTGGCAGGAGAAGCACGATTTCGTCCTGGTGCTGTTCACCGAGCGCGGCCGCGCCAATCCGGATCCCGACCTCCTGTCGCTGGTCCATGACGGCAACGGCTTCCAGCTCTACGAAATCCTGCGCTGACCGCTGACCGGGCGGTACTGCGGCGGCTCGCGGGCCGGGTGCCGGCCCGGACCGGCGTGACGGCGGCGAGGTCTGCGTTTTTTGCTGCAGTGCAGCGATATGCCGTCCCAAGCATGCTTGGACGGCATGGCTGGCCCACGCGACGGCGTTTTCGGCGTCTGCGACCGGATTCCGCGCCCTTGCAGGCGTTCGGACGGTTGCCCTCCGTGGTCTCTCCCGCTAAACCGCTCCACGATTTTCGCGCCCCGCGTCTCATCGCGACCGGGCGAGATCAGTCCAGCCGACAACACCCGAACCGGGGGGAACGCTTCCATGCGCGTCTATTACGATCGTGATGCCGACATCAATCTGATCAAGGGCAAGAAGGTGGCCATCGTCGGCTACGGCAGCCAGGGCCGCGCCCATGCCCTGAACCTGAAGGACAGCGGCGTCGCGGAAGTCACGATCGCGCTGAAGCTCGGCTCGGCCACGGTGAAGAAGGTCGAGGCCGACGGCCTGACCGTGAAGTCGGTGGCCGATGCCGCAGCCTGGGCCGACCTGATCATGATGTGCGCTCCGGACGAGCTGCAGGCCGACATCTACAACGACCACATCGCCCCGAACATCCGCGACGGCGCCGCGATCGCCTTCGCGCACGGCCTCAACGTGCATTTCAATCTGATCGAGGCCAAGTCCACGGTCGACGTGATCATGATCGCCCCGAAGGGCCCGGGCCACACCGTGCGCTCCGAGTATCAGCGCGGCGGCGGCGTGCCCTGCCTGATCGCGATTCATCACGACGCCTCCGGCAACGCCCACGATCTGGCGCTGTCCTATGCCTGCGGCGTCGGCGGCGGCCGCTCGGGCGTCATCGAGACGACCTTCAAGGAAGAGTGCGAGACCGACCTGTTCGGCGAGCAGGTGGTGCTCTGCGGCGGCCTGGTCGAACTGATCCGCGCCGGCTTCGAGACGCTGGTCGAGGCGGGCTACGCCCCCGAGATGGCCTATTTCGAATGCCTGCACGAAGTGAAGCTGATCGTCGACCTCATCTATGAGGGCGGCATCGCCAACATGAACTACTCGATCTCGAACACCGCCGAGTTCGGCGAGTATGTCACCGGCCCACGCATCATCACGGACGAGACCCGCGCCGAAATGCGCCGCGTGCTCAAGGACATCCAGTCCGGCGCCTTCACCACCGAGTGGATCCGCGAGTGCAAGGCCGGCCAGCCCAAGTTCAAGGCCACCCGCCGCCTGAACGACGCTCACCCGATCGAAGAGGTCGGCGTCAAGCTGCGCGGCATGATGCCCTGGATCAAGCAGAAGGCCCTGGTCGACAAGA contains the following coding sequences:
- a CDS encoding acetolactate synthase 3 large subunit, which translates into the protein MTREMTGAEMVVQALIDQGVEHIFGYPGGAVLPIYDELFQQDKVQHILVRHEQGAGHAAEGYARSTGKVGVALVTSGPGATNMVTPLADALMDSIPMVCITGQVPTHLIGNDAFQECDTVGITRPCTKHNWLVKRIEDLPRILHEAFRIAATGRPGPVVVDIPKDIQFKTGLYENLKGARLTQYQPRVDGDERAMREAVRLMAGAKKPILYTGGGVINSGPEATRLLRELVELTGFPITSTLMGLGAYPASGKNWLGMLGMHGTYEANLAMHDCDVMVCIGARFDDRITGRTDAFSPNSKKIHIDIDPSSINKNIRVDVPIIGDVARVLAAMVAMWKEAKPVRDAAAHAAWWGEIARWRAKKCLAYRKNRDVIMPQYAIERLYQLTRKHDTYITTEVGQHQMWAAQYFGFDEPNRWLTSGGLGTMGYGLPAALGVQIAHPDSLVIDIAGDASVQMTIQELSSAVQYEAPIKIFILNNQYMGMVRQWQQLLHGNRLSHSYTEAMPDFVKLAEAYGGVGIRADRPDELDDKIEEMIAVKKPVLFDCRVASLANCFPMIPSGKAHNEMLLGEEVSDDDIGQAIGAEGKMLV
- the ilvN gene encoding acetolactate synthase small subunit, with product MTTPGQSHSAYFLDDAPKTTERHTLSVLVDNEPGVLARVIGLFSGRGYNIDSLTVSETEHEKHLSRITIVTTGTPMVITQIKNQLDRMVPVHRVIDLTVSGPALERELALIKVRGTGEMRVEALRLAEAFNARVMDATTESFIFEITGKGDKIDQFVSIMVPLGLVEVSRTGVAAIRRGPERT
- the ilvC gene encoding ketol-acid reductoisomerase; the encoded protein is MRVYYDRDADINLIKGKKVAIVGYGSQGRAHALNLKDSGVAEVTIALKLGSATVKKVEADGLTVKSVADAAAWADLIMMCAPDELQADIYNDHIAPNIRDGAAIAFAHGLNVHFNLIEAKSTVDVIMIAPKGPGHTVRSEYQRGGGVPCLIAIHHDASGNAHDLALSYACGVGGGRSGVIETTFKEECETDLFGEQVVLCGGLVELIRAGFETLVEAGYAPEMAYFECLHEVKLIVDLIYEGGIANMNYSISNTAEFGEYVTGPRIITDETRAEMRRVLKDIQSGAFTTEWIRECKAGQPKFKATRRLNDAHPIEEVGVKLRGMMPWIKQKALVDKTRN